The Verrucomicrobiia bacterium sequence GCGTCGGCGTCCATGTGGAGCTGCTTGCTGCCCACCAGCATGGCCAGTTCGAGCACGACGTTGGTGCTCAGGATGGTCAGCAAGGTTGCCCAATGCTGTCGTTTGAAGGCTTCATGATGCGCCTGCAGCATTTCCGCGTCGGTCACGGGCGTGACGAGAATCGCCTCCAGCGCCCCGCATTCCCGGTCCTTGTGCACGCGTTGCGTGGCGGCAAAAAGCAGTTGGACGCGCGTGAACAAGTGCAGCCCGTAGGCCGTGCAAAACGCGGCGATGAATCCCACCTCCCAGTTGTTCGTGGTGACAGATGTCAGCACCATCATCAGGAAAAAGGCCAGTGCGCCGCCGCGCACAAGTTTCACCCAGACCGGGTCAAATGCGTCGCGCGCCGCGAGCCAGAGCAGGGGAGCGGCGTGCATCGGCAAGGCCCACCACGGCAACGCCCGTGTGCGATGACGGTTCGGGCACGGGGTTTCTTCGGTGTCATGGGCCTCCGTTCCCGTGTCCGCCCACACCTGTGACAGTCGTCCACTGGCGATTGCCACCAAGCCAATCAGACCTGTCGCGAGGCAGAGGATGGAACCCCAAAAGATGCTGGCGCCTGCTCCCGTTACCGACGCCCGGCTTAGGCGGAAATTGGCGTCGAACGCGAAGATCAGGGCGGTCATGGGCGAGAGTTGCGCCACGCCGTAAAGGTTGCTGTGCCGGTGTGCCAGTCCCCGGAGCAATGGCGGCAGCCACGGCAGCAGGGCCAGCAAGAGCATCGTGATCATCGTGGCGAGAACGGCAGTCCGCGCGTCCCGCAGGTGTGTTGAATAGAACATCCCGCAGGCAAGGGAGAGGACCAGGGTCAGGGCGAGCACGAGCAGAAGGCGCAGCACTTCGCCCCAGAGCACGCTCCCGAGCAGCAGCGGCAGAAAAAACACCGGGAAAGCGCCCAGCAACGCGTAGCCCACCTGCAACGAATGCGTGACCATTTTGCCAAGGATGATTTCCCATGGGCGCAGTGGCGTCAGGAACAGCAGCCCCAGTGTTCCTTCGCGCTTCTCCCGTGTAATGGCGTCCGCCGTGAGATACGCGCCCGTGAACAGGCTCAGGCCAAATCCCGCGACGGCCAGACAAATCAGCACGGTCAGGCCCCGTTCGCGGGGGCTGATTTGTGGCAACAACATCCCAAAGGTGAACGCCAGGGTGGCGGCGATCCCGAATACCAGCCGCAAACGCCATGTTTCGCGGCGCCGCGCCGCGGCGCGCAATTCGCGGTAGATGATGGTTTGCAGGTTCACGGGGATGCCGCGCCAGCATGCGAAAACGTGCTGACCAATGCAAATATGTTGCCGCCACTTCGCTGCGAGTTCCATTCAGAGCTGGAGCCACCGTTCGGTTTCCGTAAGCTTGCTCGCGCAGGCGGAAATTTATTGCAAGCCATGAAGACGCAGATTCCCGAGCAGCTCAAGGCCGACGTGCCGCAAACCACCTGGGGCAAGATTCTCACCGCGACTCCGGTCATCATGACCGTGGTCGCCACCATGCTGGCCGGGCTGGCCTCCAGCGAAATGACCCGGGCGCAATACGACCGTTCGCTGGCCGCGCAGCAGCAGTCCAAGGCGGGCGACCAGTGGAATTTCTTTCAGGCCAAGCGTCTCCGGGCGTCCCTTCAACGCAGCACACTCGACACGGTGGAAGCCGTCGCTGCGGTGCATCCGCTCGACCTTGCGGCGCTTTCCGGGGTGGATCGTGTGCCAGGGGCGAAGGCGGCGTTGCAAACGGGCGAACTGCCGCCGCTCCCTGCGGCGCCCGCCGTGGAAACCAATTTGCAGGCGGCACTGACGGCGCTTGAAGGCGAACGCTCGGAGAGCGAAATCATGCCGCTCTTGCTGAAGGTCAGGCCGGAGACATTGGAGACCGCCTTGCGCGCCGCGCGGGACCGGGCGCTGGCCTACGATGCGGTGATCACGCCCATCAGTCGCGCCATCGACCAGATCGAAGCGGCTTTGGCCGGGAACGGTTCCGTGGAGCAGCGACGCGATTTTGCTGCGGCGCGGTTGCGTTACGCGGCGGCGCGCTACGATGCGGAAGCGCGGTTGAATCAGGCGATTGCCAGCCTTTACGAACTGCAGGTGCGGCAGGGCAATCACTCGGCGGAACGTCATCACAAGCGCAGCCAGCGTTTTTTCTTTGGCATGCTGGCGGCCCAGGCGGCAGTCATCATTTCGACATTCTCGCTCGCGGCCCGGCAACGCAGCATGCTGTGGTCGCTGGCGGCGGGCGCGGGCCTCGCGGCCATAGCCTTCGCCATCTACGTTTATCTCTACGTGTGACGCAGCGGCATCAGAAGCTGCTCTTGAACGGGAAGGTGTTTTTCACCGTGCTGGCGGCGTCGGCCGTTGGAACGCCGCGCGTGTCAGCCACCCCGGCGGCCAGCCCGGCGGCATATGCCGACGCGGCGGAGGTGCCGGTGATCAGCCACGGCTGGCCGTTGTAATACACCACGCTCGTGCCGGGGGCCACCATGTCCACAAAGCTCCCGTAGTTGGCGTAGCTGGCCTTGGCCGTGACGGCGATGGATTCCGGATAAGCCGCGGGAAAAAACGGCGTGGTGACCGGATCGTTGCCCGCCGCCGCGAAGACGGGGATCTGCTCGCCGGCAACCTGCGTGATGACACTGTGCAGAAACGTGCTGTCCGTGTAGCTGCCGAGGCTGAGGTTGATGATGGTGGCGCCGCCGTTCACCGCGCGGATGATGCCGCCGGCCACGTCGAAGGTCGTGGTGGTCGGGTTGGGACCGTAAACGTCCACCGGAAGAATTTGCACGCGGGTTTGTCCGGCCGTGGTGCCTTGCAACGCGCGGAGAATCGTCTCCGCCATCGAGGTTCCGTGCGTGGGTTCGCTGGATGACCTGGCTTCGCCGGCCACGGAGATTTGCGGCAGCAGGAACTGCTGCAACTCGGGGCCCAGCGATTGGAGGGCGGTGTCAATCAGCCCGACCACGACACGCCCATCGGCCGGCGGTGGATTCAACTTCAACTGGACCGGGCCCACGGAAGTCCCGGCCAGCCGCTGCGCGGAGGGCGGTTGATCCACGAAGTAATTGTAATCCGTGCTGTCCACGTCCGGGTTGCCGGCCAGTTCGGTGCGGGCGGTCTCCATGGCGGCAGCATCGTCAAACTCGAGCAGGTAGGCGTTCAAGTCGCCAATGCGCGCCTTGACCTTGGCGCCCAGCTTGCGGGCCAGCGCCTCGATGCTGGCGCCCGGCTTGAGGCGGACGATGAGCTGGGTGGGCGCATACTTCGTGGCGTGGATCACCGGTTCGGCGGCGGCGGGCTGAATCTCCAACGTCGCGGCGTCGCGTGTGGTGCGGAACACGAAGAGCTTGGTGGCGGCGTCCGTTTGCGGCACAAACGCATAATTCAAATCCCCCAGCAGAATGCGCATGGCCTCACCGCGCGCGCGGCCATTGAAATGGGCGGTGAACGTCTTGCCGGGAGTCGGCTCCAGGTAGATGTGCCAGCCGGTTTGTTTCGCAATTTGCCCGAGCGTTTCAATCAGCGGCGCGCCGTCCAAATTCACATCGAGCGTCTCCTGATCCGCGTGCCAGCGCACCCCGCCGTTCGCGCGCATCGCCCCGCCGGCCAGCAGCAGCGCCGCCAGCAGAACGCCAAGCCCCCGCGCAAAGTTCCAGGTGGTTTTCATGGTGATTTACCCATCAGACGCACAGTGACCATGTTCAGTTCGAAATTGTTCCCGCGCAACCGAAACCTTGCGCGGGCGGCCGTCATTCGGGGTGGATTAGCCTTGCGACCGGGAATCGAGGGTTGGTAGGGTTTTCAGCAGCTTATGGCAGCCATCGGCCGGTTTCAAAGGGGCGAGGAAACCTTCCACGCGAAAGTGGTGGATGGCGAATTGTTCAAGCTGCGCGGCGACGTCTTCGGTTCGCCTTCCTTCGACAAAAAACCTACCCCCTGGAAAGGCGTCCGCACACTGGTGCCCATTGTGCCCTCCAAGATCATCTCCGTGGGCGTCAATTACGCCGACCACGCCCGCGAAATGGGCCGCACCCCGCCGAAGGATCCCCTGATCTGGTTCAAGGCCACCACGTCGCTCATCCCCGATGGGGCGAAAATTGAGCTGCCGTTTCCCAAGCATCGCAACGATTACGAAGCCGAGCTGGCGGTGGTCATTGGCCGGAAGATCCGGAACGTGACGCCGGCGGCGGCCTCCCGTTACATCCTCGGCTACACGGCCGCGCAGGACATTACGGACCGCACCATCCAGGCGGCCGAAAGCCAGTGGGCCCGCGCGAAGTCGTTTGACACCTTCACGCCACTGGGACCTTACATCGAGACCAAGATCGACCCGCACGAATTGAGCATCCAACTGTTCCAGAACGGCCAGCTCCGGCAGAACTCAAACACCTGCCAGCTCATTTTCAACTGCTACCAGCTGGTCAGTTTCATCTCCACGAACATCACCCTCCTGCCGGGCGACGTCATTCTCACCGGCACACCTGGCGGCATTGCTCCCATTCAAAGCGGCGACCGCCTCGAAGTGCGGATTCAGGGCCTCGCGCCGCTGGTCAACACGGTGAAGTAAACTGCGCCCGCTCGAATCTCACTGCGCCCCTTCAGATTGAAAGCGGTGGTATCCACCGCAGTCCAAAACGATGGCGCGTTGGTTGGGCCGCATGAAAGTCGCCAAGTTGCAACGAGGCTTCATTCCACTGTTGATTTCGATTCCTCGCGGCTTTGCGTCTTTGTGTTTGGCCCCGACTTTGCCCGGAGCGCCGGCGTCCCCGCCGGCTTGTGCCGATCGATTCACGGCTCGCGTTCAATTCTGGTTTGATCGAACCGTCAATCTGCCCGTTTGTCCCAAGCCGCCGGGGACGGCGGCGCTCCCAAGGCCGTAAAGCGTCTTGGAGTGCGCCAGTCCTCTGGCGCTTTGGCGGCAAGCAAGGACCGAACGTGCCGAAGGCACGATGGAAATTAGCCAGCCACGTGAGTGGCTGGGTGGGGTGGAGTGATGATTCGTGCCGGAGGGCACGGTGGAGCAGGGCGTGATTCCCGGCGTCCCTTCAGGACGTGACGATTTTGCGGGCGGCTGACCAGCCACGTTGTGGCTGGCTAATTTCCGGTTGTCCCGTTGGGACGAAGCCGAGGCTGTGCGCCAGCCCGCTGGCGCTTTGGAATCAAATCACCGCTTTATTCGCCCCAACCCCAGACTAGATGATTTGAATTATGGATAATTCATTCCCGAACCATTTGAATGAACAACGAAAAAACCAAAACATTCGTAAAAGGCCAACATCCAAACGCCGGCATCCCGCGTTTCGTCAACATGACGCCAGCATTGAAAGGCGCGTTGGCCACATTCGAAATGCTCCGCTTGTTTTAGCGTCGCTATCAATCTCAACTGCCTATCGAACGGTTTTGGGTGAATATCAATCACGTCAAAATTTGATTGGTAGTAATCAAATCTTGGGTGAAGTGCAAACAGTAGCCCCTTCGTGATCCGAATCATGCCCTGATGGAATTCGTGTGCGGGGATGCGTGCTCGGGCGAGGCCGGGGTGATCTGCTAACGTTTGCATCGAAGCGAGAAGGCTTTCGAAAAATCTCATTTGCCGACCCTTTGCCATCGTTCCCCCGAATACCTCTTGTTCTAGGATTTTCTGTCCTACCTCATTTCGGTCAAATGGAGTTGTAGCGGCAATCCGTAGCCGCTCATCGAATCCGGAATGTTGGTTGTTGCATCGGAAGCAGCAAGGAACGGCGATGAGGTTGGTCGGTTTCGGTGGCAGGAAAAGTCCAGATGGAGGAACGTGGTCGCGGGTTCTAAAATCCGCAGATGGTCGTTCGCCAGAGCGCAGCGCATAGCTCCGAACTGGTATCCCACACAGATAGCACCGTTCATCGTGCTTACCGGACTTCTTTGATTTCACGACGCCAACCATTTTCAGTCTTTATCCAAACTACCCTAGTCAGCGCTTTGTCCAACTCCTTCTTGATGCGTCCACGCGCGCGGTCAATCACGTCACCAATCAGTTCTAAAAACCCGGTGGCGTCTTGTGGTGTTGCCTGAACGAGGCAATTTCGAACGAGTTGTTTGCGGAGTAATTCGTAGGTCCATTTCTCCTGCTGGCGATCAAGCAGGTAGGACGCTGCGTATTCTTCAAGACGCGCGCGCAAAGAGCTCTCTGACAGCATCCCGCGTGTCTTGTGAAAGTCCTTTCTCACGAATTCGTTTTCGCAGGCGCTGCGCAAATCTGCCCCAGCAAAGCTAAAAAGGCGTGCGAATGTGGCCTTGTCGGGGATTCCTTTGCCAAGCCTCCACGATAAATCAATCACTGGAAATACAACGAAAAAGGCGACAAGCTCGTC is a genomic window containing:
- a CDS encoding S8 family serine peptidase; amino-acid sequence: MKTTWNFARGLGVLLAALLLAGGAMRANGGVRWHADQETLDVNLDGAPLIETLGQIAKQTGWHIYLEPTPGKTFTAHFNGRARGEAMRILLGDLNYAFVPQTDAATKLFVFRTTRDAATLEIQPAAAEPVIHATKYAPTQLIVRLKPGASIEALARKLGAKVKARIGDLNAYLLEFDDAAAMETARTELAGNPDVDSTDYNYFVDQPPSAQRLAGTSVGPVQLKLNPPPADGRVVVGLIDTALQSLGPELQQFLLPQISVAGEARSSSEPTHGTSMAETILRALQGTTAGQTRVQILPVDVYGPNPTTTTFDVAGGIIRAVNGGATIINLSLGSYTDSTFLHSVITQVAGEQIPVFAAAGNDPVTTPFFPAAYPESIAVTAKASYANYGSFVDMVAPGTSVVYYNGQPWLITGTSAASAYAAGLAAGVADTRGVPTADAASTVKNTFPFKSSF
- a CDS encoding ABC transporter permease subunit, with amino-acid sequence MNLQTIIYRELRAAARRRETWRLRLVFGIAATLAFTFGMLLPQISPRERGLTVLICLAVAGFGLSLFTGAYLTADAITREKREGTLGLLFLTPLRPWEIILGKMVTHSLQVGYALLGAFPVFFLPLLLGSVLWGEVLRLLLVLALTLVLSLACGMFYSTHLRDARTAVLATMITMLLLALLPWLPPLLRGLAHRHSNLYGVAQLSPMTALIFAFDANFRLSRASVTGAGASIFWGSILCLATGLIGLVAIASGRLSQVWADTGTEAHDTEETPCPNRHRTRALPWWALPMHAAPLLWLAARDAFDPVWVKLVRGGALAFFLMMVLTSVTTNNWEVGFIAAFCTAYGLHLFTRVQLLFAATQRVHKDRECGALEAILVTPVTDAEMLQAHHEAFKRQHWATLLTILSTNVVLELAMLVGSKQLHMDADAGMIFSAFFLGGALITLSDFKTLRWVGLREALRQSSQLKAAGRAFVLTMLVPWTAFAVAWLFAMGTNHETMVALIFSAWVAACLLYNELLTSSCQRALQAGLRRLVAAS
- a CDS encoding fumarylacetoacetate hydrolase family protein — protein: MAAIGRFQRGEETFHAKVVDGELFKLRGDVFGSPSFDKKPTPWKGVRTLVPIVPSKIISVGVNYADHAREMGRTPPKDPLIWFKATTSLIPDGAKIELPFPKHRNDYEAELAVVIGRKIRNVTPAAASRYILGYTAAQDITDRTIQAAESQWARAKSFDTFTPLGPYIETKIDPHELSIQLFQNGQLRQNSNTCQLIFNCYQLVSFISTNITLLPGDVILTGTPGGIAPIQSGDRLEVRIQGLAPLVNTVK
- a CDS encoding DUF4337 family protein translates to MKTQIPEQLKADVPQTTWGKILTATPVIMTVVATMLAGLASSEMTRAQYDRSLAAQQQSKAGDQWNFFQAKRLRASLQRSTLDTVEAVAAVHPLDLAALSGVDRVPGAKAALQTGELPPLPAAPAVETNLQAALTALEGERSESEIMPLLLKVRPETLETALRAARDRALAYDAVITPISRAIDQIEAALAGNGSVEQRRDFAAARLRYAAARYDAEARLNQAIASLYELQVRQGNHSAERHHKRSQRFFFGMLAAQAAVIISTFSLAARQRSMLWSLAAGAGLAAIAFAIYVYLYV